The Watersipora subatra chromosome 1, tzWatSuba1.1, whole genome shotgun sequence genome has a window encoding:
- the LOC137397458 gene encoding cysteine-rich protein 1, which produces MPKCPNCNKEVYFAEKVTSLGKDWHRPCLKCEKCKKTLTPGSHAEHDGKPFCNNPCYSSLFGPSGFGRGGAESHKY; this is translated from the exons ATGCCCAAGTGTCCCAACTGCAACAAGGAAGTCTACTTTG CGGAGAAAGTGACGTCTCTTGGAAAAGACTGGCACAGACCCTGTCTAAAATgtgaaaagtgtaaaaagaCCCTCACACCAGGAAGTCATGCTGAG CATGATGGAAAGCCATTTTGTAACAATCCATGCTATTCGTCGCTGTTTGGCCCATCAG GATTTGGAAGAGGAGGTGCCGAGAGCCACAAATATTAA
- the LOC137400062 gene encoding ras-related protein Rab-32-like produces the protein MAQSSVKKEYLFKILVIGELGAGKTSIIKRYVHQYFSQHYRATIGVDFALKIINWDENTVIRVQLWDIAGQERFGNMTRVYYKEAVGCILVFDVTRPASFEAVQKWKLDLDTKVQLPNGSRIPCVLLGNKCDQAREGFFLTHEQMDAYCKEKGFIGWFETSAKDNIHIDESATFLLGKVLENAMNDTTLTEVDGDRIAIDPTTDYDTDKGGCKC, from the exons ATG GCACAGTCCAGTGTGAAGAAGGAATATCTTTTCAAAATTCTGGTAATAGGAGAACTTGGTGCTGGGAAGACGAGTATCATTAAGCGCTATGTTCATCAATATTTTTCACAACATTACAGAGCTACA ATCGGTGTGGATTTCGCTCTAAAAATTATAAACTGGGATGAAAATACTGTTATTAGAGTGCAGTTGTGGGACATTGCAG GTCAGGAAAGGTTTGGCAATATGACAAGGGTTTACTACAAGGAAGCTGTTGGCTGTATCCTTGTGTTCGATGTTACTCGACCAGCTTCATTTGAAGCTGTTCAAAAATGGAAATTGGATTTAGATACAAAAGTCCAGCTACCAAACGGTAGTCGTATTCCTTGCGTCCTCCTCGGAAATAAG TGTGACCAAGCAAGGGAAGGCTTCTTTCTAACTCATGAGCAGATGGATGCATACTGCAAGGAAAAGGGTTTCATAGGCTGGTTTGAGACATCTGCTAAGGATAACATTCACATCGACGAATCAGCAACATTCCTACTTGGCAAG GTGCTTGAAAATGCAATGAATGATACAACTCTAACAGAAGTAGACGGTGACCGAATAGCTATCGACCCAACAACCGACTATGATACGGACAAGGGTGGCTGTAAATGCTAG